Proteins encoded by one window of Portunus trituberculatus isolate SZX2019 chromosome 27, ASM1759143v1, whole genome shotgun sequence:
- the LOC123509804 gene encoding 28S ribosomal protein S36, mitochondrial-like, translated as MMEVASVPKLVWRVVKPHIPLIRFRKGSPLELVHGSQEQSAVAGKTAVGGVTQAPKVLEEWEVPYKYRRPLITEEEIEYINRGGPA; from the exons ATGATGGAGGTTGCTTCAGTGCCAAAGCTCGTGTGGCGG GTGGTGAAGCCGCACATCCCACTGATCAGGTTTCGTAAAGGCAGCCCCTTGGAGCTTG TGCATGGCAGCCAGGAACAAAGCGCTGTGGCTGGGAAGACTGCAGTGGGGGGCGTGACTCAGGCTCCCAAGGTGCTGGAGGAGTGGGAGGTGCCTTACAAATACCGCAGGCCTCTCATCACTGAAGAGGAGATTGAATACATTAAT agAGGAGGTCCAGCCTAG